The nucleotide sequence GCCTTCTCTGGCAATGATAAGAATATTCTTCATCTGCTGCAGCGTCACCGTCAGAACATCTCCTTTCTCTGTCATAAATACCTAGGCATTTGCGAAACACCAGAACCCACATAAATACGGGATTCTCTTTGTTACAAAATAAAACAACTCCTCACTGGTCTGTGGTATAATTGAAATGTCCAGTAACAATTATCCATATCCACCAGTAAAGGAGTCGTATCTATATGATAACACATAAACAGCTCTCTTTGGCAGATATTTTTACCGATTGCCAAAATAAATTTGATAACGATAAATATGCGTTTCTTTCCATACTCGATGAAACCATCAACCTTGATGAAATTGTTCCGGTGTCTTTTGTTTCTCATTTTCATGCTGCCACCGGCAGACCCCGCAGGCATCTGCTTTACCCAATGCTGAAGGCTCTGTTACTACAGCTTATCTTCTCAATCCCAACAACATCCCTGCTGATCGTATTCCTGAAATACTCTCAGGAACTGCGGGACTTCTGCGGGTTTGACGTTGTCCCGGACGCCTCTAAATTCACCCGGTTCAAACAGGATTTTTTATCGGACTTACAATCCATGTTCGATCATCTTGTTGACTTGACCGAACCAATCTGCCATTGTATTGATACACAGAAAGCTTCCATGCTTCTCTTTGACACCTCCGGCATTGAGGCATGGGTTACAGAAAACAATCCCAAATATGCCAACCGTATCATCAAACAGCTGAAAGCCTTCAAAAAAGCAAAAGGGATGGCCGATTCCTTTGACCCTTATAAAGCCGCCTACGGCTCCATGCCTTCCCATGCTGCCGCCAGTCCAGCCATTCAGCAGATGTACATTAACGGGCATTTCTGTTATGCTTATAAATTCGGCATTATTACCAACGGACTCGGCATTGTCCGGGATATTTCCTTTTATAACAAGGACTTTCTTGCGGCTCATCCTGACATCATTGTTGGAAAAAAATCTGATTCCCCGGATGAAGATAAGAGTCTTGCCGATTCCAGGGCATTGATTCCCACTTTAAAGGATTTCTTTCGCAAGCATCCGCTTATCAATCCGAAAACTTTTCTGGGAGACGCCGCATTTGATTCCATTGAAATCTACAAATACCTGTTACAGGAAGCTTCCTTTGAGCAGGCTTACATTCCCCTCAACGGCAGAATCTCCCTTCCAAAATCCGACTGCCCGCTGAATAAGGACGGCATCCCCTGCTGCCCCAAAGACCCATCCCTTCCAATGAAACGGGAAGGAAGCAAATCCCATCTCCGCTGCGGACTGCCAACCATGAAGTTTGTATGCCCGAAAATGAAATGGGAATATGATAAATCAACCGGTAAAAGCAAACGCGTCTGCCACTGTGAAAATCCCTGTACGGAATCCCCCTGCGGCAGGATGTTTTATATTTATCCCGAGAAAAACCTGCGCGCCTATCCCGGTACGCTCCGTAGTACGGCCGGATGGGATTCCACCTATAAGATCAGGGTAACTGTTGAGAAATCAATCAACCATTTCAAGGACAGCTTCTGTGTTGCCGGGCGTAAAACGCAGAATGAAAAAACGCTTCATGCTGACCTGCTTCTCGCCGGGATTACCCAGCTTATTACAGTAATGGTGGCTGATAAACTGCACAGGCATCAATATATCCGCAGTTTAAAACCTCTGATTGCATAACCTTACATACCGCATACCATTTCACGGGCAGATAACCTTATCTGCTTTGTTTTCATGTCTTAAAACTCTTGTTATCCACATCCACCTCCTGTAAGCCCGGCTCAACCGGGCTTTTGCCCTATTGGAATCAAGATTTTGAACTTGTTTCGCAATTACCTATTTCTTTCATCCGCTCAGTGCATACACCATTTTCTGCCTTTCTCATATACTGTAGGGATAACGCAAATTGGAGGAAGCATATGGCAATATTATCCATTGCAATCCTGGGCGGCGACCTGCGTCAGTGTTATACCGCAGAATATCTTCATTCCTGCGGATGGAACGTAACCTGCTTCCACACCCCGGATTTCCCCTGCGATTCCAATATTATAACGGAACATTCTCTGTCTCAGGCCTTACAGGAGGCAGATATCATACTGCTGCCCACACCTGTATCCAAAGACGGAACCTCTCTGTTCCAGGCAGACACCGGCAAACCTCCCTGCCTCCTGGAAGAACTGTGGGCTTCTCTGCATTCCGGCCAGATTGTGGCAGCATACAGCCTTTCTCCGGAGCAGACCCATCTGCTGGAAGAAAGCCGCTGTCAGGCATGCCAGTTCTCCCGGCTGCCTTTGTTTGCCAGAGAAAACGCTCTGCTCACAGCAGAGGGGCTTCTGGGGGAGCTTATCCGTTATACCCCCTTTTCACTGGCTTCCGCCCGGATTCTCCTGCTGGGATACGGCTGCTGCGGCTCTGCCATCGCAGCCCTTCTTCATCCCCTGTGCCGCAGCATTTATGTGCTGGAACAGGATCGGGAACAGCAGATACTTGCCGAAAAAAAGGGAATCTGCCCCATTCAGGAAGAAGATTTTTCCACGGTGCTGCCCCATTGTAATATAGTAATCAACACTATCCCGGCATGGGTTCTTATGCCGGAACAAATCCGGGAACTTCCCGGTTCCTGCCATATTTTCGATATTGCTTCCCCGCCCTTTGGCTTTCCGGATGATATGACAGAAAAATACCTGCTGCCCTGTTTCCGCCTTCCGGGCCTTCCGGGACGGTTTTCTCCTGTCACCTCCGGACAGCTTATCGGAAAAATATTAGAAAGGATTACAGATTATGTCTTATGATTTTCATGATAAATCCATTGGTATCGGTTTTACCGGTTCCTTCTGCACTTACGAAAAAATTTTCGCTGCACTGGAAGAATTGAAAAACACCGGAGCCAGCCTGCTTCCGGTATTCTCCTCAAATGCTTCCAGTCTGGATTCCAGATTCGGCACCAGCGCTTCTTTTCTGGAGCGTGCCCGCGCCCTCACCGGTAAAGAGCCCATCACCACCATTCCGGGCGCGGAGCCCATCGGCCCCAAAGGACTGATGGATATTCTGGTTATCGCCCCCTGCACGGGAAATACTCTGTCCAAACTGGCCAACGGAATTTCCGACACTCCGGTGCTGATGGCAGCCAAATCCCACCTGCGCAACAACAGGCCTCTGGTACTCTCCCTGTCCACCAATGACGCTCTTGGCATGAACCTGAAAAATATAGGCATTTTACTGAATACCAAAAACATCTATTTCGTCCCCTTCGGACAGGATGATTATCAGGCGAAACCCAATTCCATGACTGCTTTTACGGATCTTCTGGCCGAAACTATCGACTGCGCCCTTTCCGGCAGGCAGATTCAGCCGGTCATCCGCAGCCCCCACGGACTGAATGCGATAAAGGTTTGAATTATCTGTCTCAGTTATGTATAATGAAACTATATCGGAAAAATTTCAGAAAGAAAAGAATACTATACAGATATGAAAAAGAATGCAGATAATGAAACATTACTGGCTGCCATACTGGGGCAGCAGGAAGAACCTGGACGGACGCAGAAATTATCCGTGGTGTGGCGCCTGAGTATCCCGGCCATTCTGGCCCAGCTTACCTCTATTATGATGCAGTACATCGACACTGCCATGGTGGGTAATCTGGGCGCAGGAGCTTCCGCGGCCATCGGCCTGGTTTCCACCACTACCTGGCTGCTGAACGGCCTGTGCAGTTCCCTCTCCACCGGCTTCTCTGTCCAGGCTGCCCAGAAAATCGGAGCCGGACAGGAACAGGAAGCCCGTAACATTCTAAAACACGCACTGATTACCGCACTGATTTTTTCCGGAATACTGATGACAGCAGGTATTGCAGTCAGCGGTTCTCTGCCTCTGTGGCTTGGCGCAGGAGAAGACATACGGCAAAATGCCTCCGGCTATTTTCTGATTTACGCCTGCTCCCTTCCGGCCTTTCAGCTAAACAGCCTGGCCGGCTCCATGCTGCAGTGCAGCGGAAATATGAAAACTCCCGCCATTCTGGATGCGGTGATGTGCGGTCTTGACGTGCTGTTCAACCTGCTGTTTATCTGGCTCTGGGGCGTACCCGGAGCGGCTCTTGGCACTGCCCTTGCCACTCTCGTCATCTGCGTCACAAAGCTGTGGATTGTCACATTCCGTTCTTCCGCTCTGCATATCCGTAAGAAAGAGCCCTGCCCGTTTCAGAAAAGCATCCTGCAGCGTACGGTTCGGATTGGACTTCCCATGGGGTTTGAGCACATGGCCATCTGCGGCGCCATGATTGCTTCTACACGTATTATTGCTCCCCTGGGTACCGTAGCCATTGCGGCAAATTCCATTGCTGTAACAGCCGAAAGCATCTGCTACATGCCCGGCTACGGTATTGCCGCTGCAGCAACCACCCTGACGGGTCAGAGCATTGGAGCAGGAAAAAAGCATCTGGCCAGGAGCTTCTCCAACCTGTCCATTTTGCTGGGCTGTCTGATTATGACGGGGGCCGGAATCCTGATGTATTTCCTGTGCCCGGTTATTTTCAGAATGCTGACGCCGGATATTCAGGTTCAGCAGCTTGCAGCAGAGGTACTGCGGATTGAATTATTTGCTGAGCCTCTGTTTGCCGCTTCCATCGTGGCCTCCGGCGCCCTCTGCGGCGCAGGGGACTCTCTGATTCCATGCCTGCTGAACCTTGCCAGTATCTGGGGCGTCCGGCTGACTCTGTCTGTCCTGCTGGTGGGACAATGGGGCCTTCCGGGAGTCTGGTTCGCCATGTGCGTGGAACTGTGCGTCCGGGGACTGCTGCTGGTCTTCCGGCAGCAGCGGTTCCGCTGGTGACAAAAGGTCCGGGAACATTCTCCGTGTAATACTCCGAATTTCCAGATTGGGGATGGCCAGATGATAACAGTTTCCATCCGGTTTCCCGCGCTGTGTCAGGTATCCTGTAGTAAATAAAAGGCTCCACAGATTTTCCATGGAACTGTACATATCTTTGTATGTAAGCTCCGGGCGGATTTCTTTTGTGATAACTTCCCCGGCAATAAGGCGTTCAATTTCCCGCTTTGTGGAGCCCTTGTCTGATGTCCGGATAAAACGCTTTACCGCATCATTGCTGCTGGTATTGGACCACTAATTCCGGGGCTGTGCTTCCGAATCTGCCCGGAGCAAATCGCAGTAATTGATCACATCCCAGGGACAGTACACCTGCACGCTGCCAAACTGATATCCGTCATACCATTCCCTGACCAGTCCGTATTTCTCAGACAATCCATAGTAATTCAGCAGTTCCCGCACCTCTCTGTCCGTAAATCCAAAATATTCGTCAAAACGCACGTCTTCGATGGACAGAATTTTCAGATTATTCAGTCCGGTAAAAATGCTCTCTCCGGAAATCCTCATGCACCCGGTCAGCACCGCAAACTGCAGACAGTCATTGGTTTTCAGCACCTGCTCAAACATGTTGCGGATCAAAAGAACCATCCGGTCAAAATATCCCTGCTCAAAGGCTTTTGCAAGGGGCACATCATATTCGTCAATCAGAAGGATTACCTGTCTTTTGTAATGCTTTTGGAGCAGTTCTGACAGAAGTTTCAAACTGCAGCACAAAGTCCCTTCTTCCATATCCTCCTGCAGAAGTCTGGAAAAAGCCTCTTTATCGTACCTGGTAAGCTGCCTGCTGTCGAAAAGATACTGACATCTTCTGGCCTCTGCCTGAATAAGCTGAACTGCCATACGGTATGCCGCCTCATAGGTTTCTCCATTGATGCTCTTCAGAGAAACAGAAATCACCGGAAACTGCCCCATATATTTCTCACACAATTCTGTTTCAGCGGAAATTTCCAGCCCCTGGAAAATCTCTTTCTCTCCGTTCAGTTCAAAAAAACTTTTCAGCATACTCATATTCAAAGACTTTCCGAACCTTCTGGGACGGGTAAACAGATTGACTTCTCCCCAGTTCTGAAGCAGTTCCCGGATTAAGCCTGTTTTATCCGTGTAATAAAATCCTTCTTTTCTGATTTTTTCAAACTTTTCAATCCCAATCGGAAGTTTTTTCTTCTCATCTACCGGTTTCACACCCCTTTCAGCCTTTACCGGTCAGATTACATACTTTTCAGCGTATATTCCATCATTTCATAATGGAGCCCGGAGCCCTCTGCAATCTCCGGCGGAAGCAGTGCCCGTGCCACGCATTTCAGTTCTTCCTGAGGATTGTCCTCCTGCTGAAGGTAAGCATAATCTCCGTCAATACGCGCCACCGTATATTCTATTGGTCCAAAATTCATGATTCCTCTCCTCTCTTCCTGGACAATGCCATAATATCCCG is from Lachnospiraceae bacterium JLR.KK002 and encodes:
- a CDS encoding dipicolinate synthase subunit DpsA codes for the protein MAILSIAILGGDLRQCYTAEYLHSCGWNVTCFHTPDFPCDSNIITEHSLSQALQEADIILLPTPVSKDGTSLFQADTGKPPCLLEELWASLHSGQIVAAYSLSPEQTHLLEESRCQACQFSRLPLFARENALLTAEGLLGELIRYTPFSLASARILLLGYGCCGSAIAALLHPLCRSIYVLEQDREQQILAEKKGICPIQEEDFSTVLPHCNIVINTIPAWVLMPEQIRELPGSCHIFDIASPPFGFPDDMTEKYLLPCFRLPGLPGRFSPVTSGQLIGKILERITDYVL
- a CDS encoding chorismate--pyruvate lyase; amino-acid sequence: MNFGPIEYTVARIDGDYAYLQQEDNPQEELKCVARALLPPEIAEGSGLHYEMMEYTLKSM
- a CDS encoding MATE family efflux transporter encodes the protein MKKNADNETLLAAILGQQEEPGRTQKLSVVWRLSIPAILAQLTSIMMQYIDTAMVGNLGAGASAAIGLVSTTTWLLNGLCSSLSTGFSVQAAQKIGAGQEQEARNILKHALITALIFSGILMTAGIAVSGSLPLWLGAGEDIRQNASGYFLIYACSLPAFQLNSLAGSMLQCSGNMKTPAILDAVMCGLDVLFNLLFIWLWGVPGAALGTALATLVICVTKLWIVTFRSSALHIRKKEPCPFQKSILQRTVRIGLPMGFEHMAICGAMIASTRIIAPLGTVAIAANSIAVTAESICYMPGYGIAAAATTLTGQSIGAGKKHLARSFSNLSILLGCLIMTGAGILMYFLCPVIFRMLTPDIQVQQLAAEVLRIELFAEPLFAASIVASGALCGAGDSLIPCLLNLASIWGVRLTLSVLLVGQWGLPGVWFAMCVELCVRGLLLVFRQQRFRW
- a CDS encoding dipicolinate synthase subunit B, translating into MSYDFHDKSIGIGFTGSFCTYEKIFAALEELKNTGASLLPVFSSNASSLDSRFGTSASFLERARALTGKEPITTIPGAEPIGPKGLMDILVIAPCTGNTLSKLANGISDTPVLMAAKSHLRNNRPLVLSLSTNDALGMNLKNIGILLNTKNIYFVPFGQDDYQAKPNSMTAFTDLLAETIDCALSGRQIQPVIRSPHGLNAIKV